In one Alnus glutinosa chromosome 14, dhAlnGlut1.1, whole genome shotgun sequence genomic region, the following are encoded:
- the LOC133856515 gene encoding uncharacterized protein LOC133856515, protein MSWSGGDWMCGACQHLNFKKRDACQHCGYPKYGGPDPSTYVLSRPGDWHCAAMNCGAHNYASRSSCYRCGAYKNDYSGMTASGDYGTDASVPPGWKSGDWLCNRLGCGVHNYASREECFKCKKPRDYGGAD, encoded by the exons ATGAGCTGGTCAGGAGGAGATTGGATGTGCGGCGCCTGCCAACACTTGAATTTCAAAAAGCGGGATGCTTGCCAGCATTGTGGATACCCAAAGTATGGTGGCCCTGACCCATCAACCTATGTCTTGTCAAGACCAGGGGACTGGCACTGCGCCGCCATGAATTGTGGCGCTCACAACTATGCCAGCCGATCAAGCTGCTATCGCTGTGGTgcatataaaaatgattattctGGCATGACGGCCTCTGGAGATTATGGAACAGATGCCAGTGTCCCACCTGGATGGAAATCTGGTGACTGGCTTTGCAACAG ATTGGGGTGTGGAGTGCACAATTATGCTAGCAGGGAGGAATGTTTCAAATGCAAGAAGCCAAGGGATTATG GTGGTGCAGATTAA